From the Spiroplasma sp. BIUS-1 genome, one window contains:
- a CDS encoding ROK family protein produces the protein MNKLAIDIGGTSIRFALVVNNQIIKKEVIDTDPQDRKKNLDYIKKTVDSWNSKIDYIGVCCPGPLDLKTGTILITYNLPDWSGKCILQEIKDLFNVSNVKINNDGNVAALGQYIVRKDLHSLLYFTISTGIGAGFIHEGKIFEGYNGTALEIANALPNWNSEDPSRSGIEFQASGKNICIQLNKLGVEVKDTKEAFELYNSKENEIVNKFFEEIENKLINLISTSIYFLNPEMIVLGGSVAMKNQEFIKEVFNKVKQTTKDTNYDVKFEFAQDLDDSTLLGCCQM, from the coding sequence ATGAACAAATTAGCTATTGATATTGGTGGAACTTCAATAAGATTTGCATTAGTTGTTAACAATCAAATAATAAAAAAAGAAGTTATTGACACTGATCCGCAGGACAGAAAAAAGAACTTAGACTATATTAAAAAAACAGTTGATTCTTGAAATAGCAAAATAGATTATATTGGAGTTTGTTGTCCTGGACCATTAGACTTAAAAACAGGAACAATTCTTATAACTTATAATCTTCCGGATTGAAGTGGAAAATGTATTTTGCAAGAAATAAAAGATTTATTTAATGTAAGTAACGTAAAAATAAACAATGATGGAAATGTAGCTGCTCTTGGACAATACATAGTAAGAAAAGATTTACATTCACTTTTATACTTTACAATTTCAACAGGAATTGGAGCTGGTTTTATTCATGAAGGAAAAATCTTTGAAGGATATAATGGTACAGCTCTTGAAATAGCAAATGCATTACCTAATTGAAACAGTGAAGATCCATCAAGAAGTGGAATTGAATTTCAAGCTAGTGGTAAAAACATTTGTATTCAATTAAATAAACTTGGAGTTGAAGTAAAAGATACAAAAGAAGCTTTTGAATTATACAATTCAAAAGAAAACGAAATAGTTAATAAATTTTTTGAAGAAATAGAAAACAAGTTAATTAACTTAATATCTACTTCAATTTACTTTTTAAACCCAGAAATGATAGTTTTGGGTGGAAGTGTTGCTATGAAAAACCAAGAATTTATAAAAGAAGTGTTCAACAAAGTAAAACAAACAACAAAAGATACTAACTATGATGTTAAGTTTGAGTTTGCACAAGACTTAGATGATTCAACATTATTGGGCTGTTGTCAAATGTAG
- a CDS encoding bifunctional 2-polyprenyl-6-hydroxyphenol methylase/3-demethylubiquinol 3-O-methyltransferase UbiG translates to MENHYKKISSLVYNSTKPPGTSIDKDLEFYKSQLLPIEGKVLEAGVGNGRLFIPLLKYKVDIVGIDKSQEMIDLCKENLEKENLRATLICDDLENYKQKDTYEYIIVPNASFNLLESREKALKVLDNFYYSLKENGTLIIDLILPIEFKAGSNHEFTHQINGENIVVKNLSKEINWVEQYTINQIDYFIEGELKETQQFKLSWYGTQEFCDILSLKGFKDGLFMINYGNKTNLNVKTITFIFKK, encoded by the coding sequence ATGGAAAATCATTACAAAAAAATAAGTAGTTTAGTTTATAACTCAACAAAACCTCCAGGTACAAGTATTGATAAAGACTTAGAATTTTATAAGTCTCAACTATTGCCAATAGAAGGTAAAGTTCTTGAAGCAGGAGTGGGGAATGGAAGACTTTTCATTCCTCTTTTAAAATACAAAGTGGATATCGTTGGAATAGACAAGTCTCAAGAAATGATAGATCTTTGTAAAGAAAATTTAGAAAAAGAAAATTTACGAGCAACTTTAATTTGTGATGATTTAGAAAACTATAAACAAAAAGATACTTATGAATATATTATTGTTCCTAATGCAAGTTTTAATCTTTTAGAGAGCAGAGAAAAAGCTTTAAAAGTTTTAGACAACTTTTATTATTCTTTAAAAGAAAACGGAACTCTTATAATTGATTTAATTCTTCCAATAGAATTTAAAGCAGGATCAAATCATGAATTTACTCACCAAATTAATGGTGAAAATATAGTTGTAAAAAACTTATCTAAAGAAATAAATTGAGTAGAACAATATACTATCAATCAAATAGATTACTTTATAGAAGGTGAATTAAAAGAAACTCAACAGTTCAAACTGTCTTGATATGGAACTCAAGAGTTTTGTGATATATTATCTTTAAAAGGATTTAAAGATGGTTTGTTTATGATCAATTATGGTAATAAAACAAACTTAAATGTAAAAACAATTACATTTATCTTTAAAAAATAA
- the dcm gene encoding DNA (cytosine-5-)-methyltransferase yields the protein MKFINLFSGIGAFNQAMKKFDGECVWSCEKNNYSLETYKKNFGIVASKDIRGINVKEIPDHDVLLCSLPPKTFNKSEEKSWYEYSDTDLLFEMTKVIENKNPKYVLFENIKNLAVNENGKTWKKLKEMLNKMGYTTTEKPLLLSPHHFGIPQAKPRSFVAAIKKEFVKDKKFEINFRKKVKKTQNSIETVINRADQYDLKLYEITPNEKEILDAWNDFIKNVEVKDLDFPIWTDHFKTASRIVEKMPISKQNVINKNKELYINNVKFIDSWLAKNYDILRTKSAYRKLDWKSDVNIKNIYDGLIQIKASGIKIQKPNLVQNINSITEVPIYGPMKRRLTLRECARLQSLPEEFEITQNIKQAYKQLNNTVNVTVVENILEKLFEYK from the coding sequence ATGAAATTTATAAACTTGTTTTCAGGTATTGGTGCATTTAACCAAGCAATGAAAAAATTTGATGGAGAATGTGTTTGAAGTTGTGAAAAAAACAACTATAGTTTAGAAACATACAAAAAGAACTTTGGTATTGTTGCTAGCAAAGATATTAGAGGTATAAATGTAAAAGAAATACCAGACCATGATGTTCTTTTATGTTCTCTTCCACCAAAAACATTTAACAAAAGTGAAGAGAAAAGTTGATATGAATACAGTGACACTGATTTATTATTTGAAATGACAAAAGTTATTGAAAATAAAAATCCAAAATATGTTTTATTTGAAAATATTAAAAACTTAGCTGTTAATGAAAATGGTAAAACTTGAAAAAAATTAAAAGAGATGCTAAATAAAATGGGATATACTACAACTGAAAAACCATTATTATTAAGTCCTCATCATTTTGGTATTCCTCAAGCAAAACCTAGATCTTTTGTGGCTGCTATTAAAAAAGAATTTGTTAAAGATAAGAAATTTGAAATTAACTTTAGAAAAAAAGTTAAGAAAACTCAAAACTCAATTGAAACAGTTATTAATAGAGCGGATCAATATGATTTAAAATTATATGAAATAACTCCAAATGAAAAAGAAATCTTAGATGCATGAAATGACTTTATAAAAAATGTAGAAGTAAAAGATTTAGATTTTCCAATTTGAACAGATCATTTTAAAACAGCAAGTAGAATTGTTGAAAAAATGCCAATTTCAAAACAAAATGTTATAAATAAAAATAAAGAACTTTATATAAACAATGTTAAGTTTATTGATTCGTGATTGGCAAAAAACTATGACATTTTAAGAACTAAATCAGCTTATAGAAAATTAGATTGAAAATCAGATGTTAACATCAAAAACATTTATGATGGTTTAATTCAAATTAAAGCTTCAGGAATAAAAATTCAAAAACCAAATCTTGTTCAAAACATTAACTCAATTACAGAAGTTCCAATTTACGGACCTATGAAAAGAAGATTAACTTTAAGAGAATGTGCAAGATTACAAAGCTTACCAGAAGAATTTGAAATTACTCAAAACATTAAACAAGCATATAAACAGTTAAACAATACAGTTAACGTAACTGTTGTTGAAAACATACTTGAAAAACTTTTTGAATATAAATAA